A single region of the Selenomonas sp. oral taxon 920 genome encodes:
- a CDS encoding ABC transporter substrate-binding protein, producing the protein MKFKKMFAVLAASLMLGGALTGCGGGEKKQAAADDNSLVIYCPHPLAFINPLVEEFEKQSGVKVEVIAAGTGELLKRVESEKANPLGDIFWGGSLNTMKPKADLFENYTSVNEDHIQTAFKNTEGPMTRFTDIPSVIMVNTNLLGDVKVEGYEDLLNPALKGKIAFADPSKSSSSYEHLINMLYAMGNGDPDKGWDYVEKLCRNLDGKLLSGSSAVYKGVADGEYAVGLTFEEGGAKYVADGAPVKLIYMKEGVISKPDGIYIIKNAKHMENAKKFIDFITSKEAQSIITSQLHRRSVRDDVDPPVGLLPKDQIKIIDDEEQVVEKNKKAWLDKFKDIFTSVQ; encoded by the coding sequence ATGAAGTTCAAGAAAATGTTTGCCGTCCTTGCAGCATCCCTGATGCTCGGCGGCGCTCTCACCGGCTGCGGCGGGGGAGAGAAAAAGCAGGCAGCGGCAGACGACAATTCGCTGGTCATCTACTGCCCGCATCCGCTTGCGTTCATCAATCCTCTCGTGGAGGAGTTTGAAAAGCAGAGCGGCGTAAAGGTCGAGGTCATTGCGGCGGGCACGGGCGAGCTCCTCAAGCGCGTCGAGTCCGAGAAAGCGAATCCGCTCGGCGACATCTTCTGGGGCGGCTCGCTGAACACGATGAAGCCGAAGGCGGATCTCTTCGAGAACTACACCTCGGTGAACGAGGATCACATCCAGACGGCGTTCAAGAACACCGAGGGGCCGATGACGCGCTTCACGGACATCCCGAGCGTCATCATGGTCAACACGAACCTCCTCGGCGATGTGAAGGTCGAGGGGTATGAGGATCTCCTGAATCCTGCACTCAAGGGCAAGATCGCATTTGCTGATCCGTCGAAGTCCTCCTCCTCCTACGAGCACCTCATCAACATGCTCTACGCGATGGGGAATGGCGATCCCGACAAGGGCTGGGACTATGTGGAGAAGCTCTGCCGCAATCTCGACGGGAAGCTGCTCTCCGGCTCGTCTGCAGTCTACAAGGGCGTAGCGGACGGTGAGTACGCCGTGGGTCTTACGTTCGAAGAGGGCGGCGCGAAGTACGTTGCGGACGGCGCACCCGTGAAGCTCATCTACATGAAGGAGGGCGTTATCTCCAAGCCCGACGGCATCTACATCATCAAGAACGCAAAGCACATGGAGAATGCGAAGAAGTTCATCGACTTCATCACGAGCAAGGAAGCGCAGAGCATCATTACGTCACAGCTCCACCGCCGCTCCGTGCGTGACGATGTGGATCCGCCCGTCGGCCTCCTGCCGAAGGATCAGATCAAGATCATTGACGATGAGGAACAGGTCGTCGAGAAGAACAAGAAGGCCTGGCTCGACAAGTTCAAGGATATCTTTACGAGCGTACAGTAA
- a CDS encoding ABC transporter permease — MNKLNLRWDFWTGITLLSIAVFSLFLIYPLFSLFASAFQDAVTGEFTLAHFSHFFERKYYYQSMINSFSVTACVTVLAIVIGTALAYFMTLYRIRFKSALEICIIISLLSPPFIGAYSWILIGGRSGILTQWLQDAFQYEFPSIYGFSGILLVLTLKLYPFIYLYAAGAMKNIDSALIEAAESLGCSGIRKVVTVIVPLITPTILAGALMVFMNAMADFGTPMLIGEGFNVMPVMIYSEFINEVGDQANFAAAMAAIMVVITSTIFLLQKYVVSRKSFTMSSLRPIEVKEMKGAGNVTVHVLIYLLVALSMIPQLVVIYTSFLETRGAVFTGGYSLDSYTTIFSSLGTAISNTYLYSTAAILAIVFLGMTVAYLTTRRKSMLTDIIDTLTMFPYIIPGSVLGITLLLAFNEEPILLSGTALIIIISLVIRRLPYTLRSSSAILYQISPSIEEASISLGASPLKTFFKVTAIMMLPGVMSGAILSWITAINELSSSVILFTGATKTMSVAIYTEVIRASYGTAAALSTILTLTTIAAMVTFFKVSGSKDVTL, encoded by the coding sequence ATGAATAAGCTCAATCTCCGTTGGGATTTCTGGACCGGGATTACGCTGCTCTCCATCGCGGTATTCAGCCTGTTCCTCATCTATCCGCTCTTCTCGCTCTTTGCATCAGCGTTCCAAGACGCGGTGACGGGAGAGTTTACGCTCGCACATTTCTCTCATTTCTTTGAGCGGAAATACTACTATCAGTCGATGATCAACAGCTTCAGCGTGACGGCGTGCGTGACGGTACTCGCGATTGTGATCGGCACGGCACTCGCGTACTTTATGACGCTCTACCGTATCCGTTTCAAGAGTGCGCTTGAGATCTGCATCATCATCTCCCTGCTCTCGCCGCCGTTCATCGGCGCGTACTCGTGGATCCTCATCGGCGGGCGCAGCGGCATTTTGACGCAGTGGCTGCAGGATGCGTTTCAGTACGAGTTCCCGTCGATTTACGGATTTTCGGGCATCCTGCTCGTTCTGACCCTGAAGCTCTACCCGTTCATCTACCTCTACGCAGCAGGTGCAATGAAGAACATCGATTCCGCGCTCATCGAGGCGGCGGAGAGCCTCGGGTGCAGCGGCATCCGCAAGGTGGTGACGGTTATTGTGCCGCTCATCACGCCGACGATTCTCGCGGGCGCACTCATGGTCTTTATGAACGCAATGGCGGACTTCGGTACGCCGATGCTGATCGGCGAGGGATTCAACGTCATGCCGGTCATGATCTACTCGGAGTTCATCAACGAGGTCGGCGATCAGGCGAATTTCGCGGCGGCAATGGCGGCGATCATGGTTGTCATCACGTCGACGATCTTCCTCCTGCAAAAATACGTTGTGAGCCGCAAGTCCTTTACGATGAGCTCCCTCCGTCCCATCGAGGTAAAGGAGATGAAGGGCGCGGGAAATGTCACCGTGCACGTCCTGATCTATCTGCTCGTTGCACTGTCGATGATTCCGCAGCTGGTTGTGATCTACACCTCGTTTCTTGAAACGCGCGGTGCAGTCTTTACAGGCGGCTACTCGCTCGACAGCTATACAACGATCTTCAGCAGCCTCGGCACAGCGATTTCGAACACCTACCTCTACAGCACGGCGGCGATTCTTGCCATCGTATTCCTCGGCATGACGGTCGCATACCTTACGACGCGGCGCAAGAGCATGCTCACGGACATTATCGACACACTCACGATGTTCCCGTACATCATCCCGGGCTCTGTTCTTGGTATCACGCTGCTGCTCGCGTTCAATGAGGAGCCGATCCTGCTCTCAGGGACAGCGCTCATCATCATCATCTCACTCGTTATAAGGCGTTTGCCCTATACACTGCGCTCAAGTTCCGCGATCCTCTATCAGATCAGCCCGAGCATTGAGGAGGCATCTATCAGCCTCGGTGCCTCGCCGCTCAAAACGTTCTTTAAGGTGACGGCGATCATGATGCTGCCCGGTGTCATGAGCGGGGCGATCCTCTCGTGGATCACGGCGATCAACGAACTCAGTTCCTCAGTCATTCTCTTCACAGGGGCGACGAAGACGATGTCGGTCGCGATCTACACGGAGGTCATCCGTGCGAGCTACGGCACTGCGGCGGCGCTCTCGACCATTCTCACGCTGACGACAATCGCTGCGATGGTGACCTTCTTCAAGGTCTCGGGCAGTAAGGATGTCACACTCTAG
- a CDS encoding ABC transporter ATP-binding protein, whose protein sequence is MSVAIHIENAVKRYGDLTIIPGITEHIHNGEFFTLLGPSGCGKTTLLRMIAGFNSIEGGDILFNEQRINDIPAHKRNIGMVFQSYAIFPHLTVRQNVEYGLKLRNVPKAEMKEKVDRILDVVQIADYQDRLPERLSGGQQQRVALARAIVIHPSVLLMDEPLSNLDAKLRIEMRSAIREVQKKVGITTVYVTHDQEEALSISDRIAVMNKGEIQQTAQPQTIYERPWNIFVSTFIGHSNLFHGRVKKSGTEMSVIFRSGHEMPMSNLGEEAEDGMDVVISVRPEELSIQDDGLPCKVKTKVFLGKYINYSLDFDDEMILPHQASLEFSQDLGHATQQLEVGDTVHLRPNARKVNIFTADGSRNILKDVVRYE, encoded by the coding sequence ATGAGTGTAGCGATTCACATTGAGAACGCCGTGAAACGATACGGCGATCTCACGATCATTCCGGGGATTACGGAACACATCCACAACGGAGAGTTCTTTACCCTGCTCGGTCCTTCAGGCTGCGGCAAGACAACGCTCCTGCGCATGATCGCAGGGTTCAACAGCATTGAGGGCGGGGATATCCTCTTCAATGAGCAGCGGATCAACGACATTCCCGCGCACAAGCGGAACATCGGCATGGTGTTCCAGAGCTACGCGATCTTCCCGCATCTGACGGTGCGGCAGAATGTGGAGTACGGGCTGAAGCTGCGCAATGTGCCAAAGGCGGAGATGAAGGAGAAGGTCGACCGCATCCTCGATGTCGTGCAGATCGCGGACTATCAGGATCGTCTGCCGGAACGCCTCTCGGGCGGACAGCAGCAGCGCGTGGCACTCGCGCGTGCGATCGTTATTCATCCGAGCGTGCTGCTCATGGACGAGCCGCTCTCGAACCTCGACGCGAAGCTGCGCATTGAGATGCGCTCCGCGATCCGTGAGGTGCAGAAAAAGGTCGGCATCACGACGGTCTATGTCACGCACGATCAGGAGGAGGCACTCTCGATCTCTGACCGCATTGCCGTCATGAATAAGGGCGAGATTCAGCAGACGGCACAGCCGCAGACAATCTATGAGCGTCCGTGGAACATCTTTGTTTCGACCTTTATCGGGCACTCCAACCTGTTCCACGGACGTGTGAAAAAGTCGGGGACAGAGATGAGTGTCATCTTCCGGAGCGGTCATGAAATGCCAATGTCGAATCTCGGTGAAGAAGCAGAGGACGGCATGGATGTCGTGATCTCCGTGCGTCCCGAGGAGCTCTCGATCCAAGACGACGGTCTGCCGTGCAAGGTGAAGACGAAGGTCTTCCTCGGCAAGTACATCAACTACAGTCTGGACTTTGACGATGAGATGATTCTGCCGCATCAGGCATCGCTCGAGTTCTCGCAGGATCTCGGTCATGCGACGCAGCAGCTCGAGGTGGGGGACACAGTGCACCTGCGTCCGAATGCACGAAAGGTCAATATCTTTACGGCGGACGGTTCGCGCAATATCCTGAAGGATGTGGTGCGCTATGAATAA